GTGAGGAAAACGTACCAGGGTATCTGGACGCGGGCGGTTTGCATTGCTATATCCCGCCAACGGACCTCGCGGCGTCTCGGCCGCATTCTCCGCTTTTTCGGCGGGCGCATAGCTCAGTTGGTAGAGCAGCTGACTCTTAATCAGCGGGTCCACGGTTCGAGTCCGTGTGCGCCCACCAATCTTCACAATACCTTAGCTCTAATCGGCCCGAGTTGGTTAAACCGGCTCGGCAGCACGTTGGCAGCACCGAGCGCGAGCGTGATAGCATCCGTGCGCGCCAGGGGCATTGCGTACCCGAAGAGACCGACCTCCCGCACTGTCCGAACTGGCCCCATGACTATTTGGCAAGGCCCGAAGTCGGCGCAGGCAGCGGACGCGGATAGATGACATACGAGATAGTCTGCGTATCCAGCGTCCGTTCCGACCTCGGCGAAGGGCCGGTGTGGGACGATCGCGATCGTTGCCTCTGGTGGGTGGACATCACGGCAGGCCTGATCCACCGGTACGACCCCGGGACGGATACCGACGACAGCTTTGTCTGGGGAGAGCCTGTTGGGTGCCTGGCGGTCCGCGAGGCGGGTGGGCTCGTCCTGGCGACGAAATCGGGATTCTGGTTCTTCGATCCGCAGACCGGTGACCGGGACTTGATCGCGGACCCGGAAGCACACCTGCCGGAAAACCGGTTCAACGACGGCACGACCGATCCGCTGGGCCGGTTCTGGGCCGGGTCGATGAACACGCAGGGGGCTGCGGATCCTGCGGGCAGCCTCTATTCTCTCGAGCGAGACCTCTCGGTTCGATGCTGGAAGAGCGGGTTCAGAACCGCCAATGGTCTCGCCTTCTCTCCCGATGGCAGCCGCATGTACTATTCGGACAGTTATCCGTCCGTCCGCACGATCTGGTGCTGCGACTATGACGTCGGCACGGGCATGCCGGGGAAGGAGAGGGTGTTCTTCGACACCCGGTCCGTCGCGGGGCGACCGGACGGTGGCACGGTTGATGCGGACGGCTGCTACTGGCAAGCCGGCGTTTCCGGGTGGGAACTCTACCGCCTGTCGCCCGACGGCTCGGTTGTCACGGTGGTCGAGATGCCGGTGGAGAAGCCGACGAAGGCTGCCTTCGGCGGTGCGGATCTCGACATCCTTTTTGTCACGTCGATCGGTGCCGGCCTGGAAGGATCCCCCGCTCAACCGGACGCCGGACGGCTGTTCGCGATAACCGGGCTCGGCGTCCGGGGTGTTCCACAGGCGCGGTTTTCAGGGTGAAATGGCCCGATCTGCACCGGGAGCGGGGCGAACCCATTGCATGCGAGAGCGGGGACTGACGACATGAGAAGACTGGAACGCCTGCTGATCACCGGTGCCGGCGGCAGTCTCGGAAGGGTCTGCCGGGACCGGCTGACCCATCTGGCCCGCGTTATCCGCGTGAGCGACCTGTCGGACCTCGGTCCGGCCGCGCCGCACGAGGAAGTCGTTGCCTGCGATCTGTCGGACAAGTCGGGGGTCGAGGCGCTGGTGGCGGGCTGCGACGGGATCGTCCATCTGGGCGGCCAGTCGGTCGAGGCTCCATGGGACGTCGTCCGGGATGCAAATATCGAAGGCGTGGTCAACCTCTATGAGGCGGCCCGCAAGGCAAGCGTTGCCCCGCGTATCGCGTTCGCCAGCTCCAACCACGCGATCGGGTTCTACAACCAGAGCCAGCGGCTGGACGCCAACGCTCCGACAAGACCCGACAGCCTTTATGGCGTGTCGAAGGTCTTCGGGGAGGCGCTCGCCTCGATGTACCATGACAAGTTCGGGATCGAGACGGCCCTAATTCGGATCGGCTCCTGCTTTCCGGAACCGCGGACCCACCGGATGCTGTCGACCTGGCTGAGCCACGACGACTTCGTTCGGCTGCTCGAACGCATCTTCACGGTTCGCCGTCTCGGCTGCCCGGTGATCTACGGCGCCTCGGACAATTCGTCCTCGTGGTGGGACAACAGGGAGGTCGCCTATATCGGGTGGCGTCCCGAAGACAATGCGGAAGTCTTCCGCGAAAGGCTCGACGCCGAGATCGCCCCGCCGGGGCCGCGGGATGCCGAAGCCCTCTACCAGGGCGGACGGTTCTGCAGCGACGGCATCCACGAAGACTGAGCGGGCGCACCTTACGCGAAATAGGCGCGATTGGCCTCCATGATTTCCGGAAGCCGCCCGATGGTGCCGGACAGGTGATCCCGCATGGCGTCGACGGCGGCGTGGCGATCGCCGGCCTCGATCCGCTCCATGACCTTGCCGTGCCCCTCGATCACCGATTGCAGCTTGCGGTTCCTCGGCAGGTCGAGGGTGCGGAGACGGGCCATGTGGCTTGAACGCTCGGTAACATGGGCGTGGAGTGCTGCCTGTCCGGCGGCGACGAAGAGCGCGTGGTGGAACTTCTCGTCGAGTTCCCGGAAGAGTTCGATCTGGTCCGGGTCGTCGACCAGCGCCTTCTGCATCTTCAGGTATCCTTGCGCCTTCGTGAGATCGGCCGCGCCGGCCTTCCGGCACAGTTGGTCGACGATCTCGCATTCGAGCGCCGTGCGCAGCACATGCTCCTGCTCGAGACGGGCCGGGTTGATATGCGTGACCTCCGTGCGCGACTGGGGATAGGAGATGACGAGGCCGATCTCCTCGAGGCGAAGGATGGCCTCCCGGATCGGGGACTGACTGACGCCGAATGCCTCGGCCAGCTCGGCGCGGTGCAGGATCGTCCCGGGCGGCAGCTTGAGCGCGACCATCCGCGACCGCAATTCCCGGAAGACCCGTGTCGCGGACGACATGCTCGGACCGAGCGACAGCGTATCCGTCCCGGCGTCTGCGGCGCCGGCACCGGCCAGGGAGATAACTCGAGACTTAGACGCAGCCACGACCAGTTCCTTCTTCAGTTCATGACGGCGTTCGGCAACGCGAGCGATAGCCAGGGAAAGATCAGCAACAGGGCGAAGAATCCCGCCAGGGCGACGAAAAAGGGGATCGCCGCGCGTGTGTAGGCTCCCGTCTTTACGTCGAGAATCCCGCAGACCGTGAACATGATGACGCCGACGGGCGGCGTCAGCCCTCCGAAGTTGATGAGCAGTACAATAATGATGCCCATGTGCACCGGGTCAAACCCCGCGTGCACGAGGACGGGCATGACGATCGGCGTGACGAGGAGGATGTTCGCCGCGCCTTCGAGGAACATCCCCGTCACGACGAGTATCCCGCAGACGATGAGAAGCAGCCCGATCGGGTTCTCGGTCAGCGAGGTCATGAACGCCGTGATTTCCTGCGGCGCGCGCTCGATGGTCATCGCATAGCCCAGCACTGCGGCCATCATGATCAGGAGCATCACCATGCCGAGATCGGACATGGTGGCGTGGAACGCGGCGAGGATGCGTTTGATGCTCAGTTCGCGGTAGACGAGGGTGCCGACCGCGATGGCGTAGAGGACTAGGAAAACGCCTGCCTCCGTGGCGGTGAAGAAGCCGAAGCGGAAGCCGATCACCAGGAAGACCGGAAACATCAGCGCCCAGATGCTGTCGAGGAAGCTGCGCCCGAGCTCGCCTGCCCTGGGCCGGGCAGGCAGATCCGGCGCGTAGCCGTGGTGTCGCGCGACCAGGAAGGTCGCAAGTATGAGGATGAGCGTCAAAAGCAGTCCGGGCAGAAGGCCGCCGATGAAGAGCCGGCCGATGGACACCTCGTTGATGTAGCCGAAGAGGATCAGGCCGATCGAGGGGGGGATCGTCGCCGTGATGATCGAGCCGAAGGCGAGGACGGCGGCGATGAACGGTTGCGAATATCCCTGCGCGCGCATCGAGGGGCCGAGGAGGCGGGCCTCCATCGACGCGTCGGCGACGGCGGACCCGGATATTCCGCCCATCAGCATCGACAGGACGATCGAGACCTGCGCCAGACCGCCGGAGACCCAGCCGGTCAGAAGCCGCGAGAAGCGGACGAGGCGTTCGGTTATTCCCGCCTCGTTCATGAGGTTTCCCGCGAGGATGAAGAACGGAACGGCGAGGAGAGGGAAATTCTCCAGCGCGGTGACCATCTTCTGAATGGCGACCGTGGTGGGCATCGCCCCGGTCAGGACGAAGACCGGGATCGACGCCAGCATCAGCGCGAAGGCGACGGGCAGGCCGGCAACCAGGAAGACCGTGAAGAGGAGGGCGATGAGAAGCAGCATCAGCCGCTCTTCCAGATGGCGTGGAACTTGAACGCAAGCGTGCGCAGCCACAGCAGCAATCCGACCGGCATGGCCAGATGTATGTAGGACTTGGGAATCTGCAGCGCGCCGAGCATGCGCTTGTGCATCAGGGGTACGTTTGCCACGGCGTAGTAAAGAAGGTAGCAGAGCAGGACCATGACGACGGCTATGTTCGTCACCTCGATGATCCGGCGTAGCCTCGGGGTCGCATTATCGCTGACGATCGAGAGCCCGAAGTGTCGGTCGTCCTGCATAGCGATGTCGACGGTGAGCACCACGAGCCACACGAACAGCGCGGTCGAGACCTCGAGCGACCAGATGATCGGGCTGCCGAACTTGCGCGAGACGGCCGAGACGGCGACGAGGGCGACGATGGCGACCAGAAGGCAAGTGGCCAGGGCCAGTTCAATGCGCCGAAACATTCACGCCTTCTGATTTCGTGGCCTCGGATGCGGGGTCGAGCGGGCCGGGGCGCATTCGCCAGCGCTGCCCCGGCCGCCCGGCCGGTACGGTATCAGCGACCCAGCACCTTGTGGACCATA
This is a stretch of genomic DNA from Microbaculum marinisediminis. It encodes these proteins:
- a CDS encoding GntR family transcriptional regulator codes for the protein MAASKSRVISLAGAGAADAGTDTLSLGPSMSSATRVFRELRSRMVALKLPPGTILHRAELAEAFGVSQSPIREAILRLEEIGLVISYPQSRTEVTHINPARLEQEHVLRTALECEIVDQLCRKAGAADLTKAQGYLKMQKALVDDPDQIELFRELDEKFHHALFVAAGQAALHAHVTERSSHMARLRTLDLPRNRKLQSVIEGHGKVMERIEAGDRHAAVDAMRDHLSGTIGRLPEIMEANRAYFA
- a CDS encoding TRAP transporter large permease, translating into MLLLIALLFTVFLVAGLPVAFALMLASIPVFVLTGAMPTTVAIQKMVTALENFPLLAVPFFILAGNLMNEAGITERLVRFSRLLTGWVSGGLAQVSIVLSMLMGGISGSAVADASMEARLLGPSMRAQGYSQPFIAAVLAFGSIITATIPPSIGLILFGYINEVSIGRLFIGGLLPGLLLTLILILATFLVARHHGYAPDLPARPRAGELGRSFLDSIWALMFPVFLVIGFRFGFFTATEAGVFLVLYAIAVGTLVYRELSIKRILAAFHATMSDLGMVMLLIMMAAVLGYAMTIERAPQEITAFMTSLTENPIGLLLIVCGILVVTGMFLEGAANILLVTPIVMPVLVHAGFDPVHMGIIIVLLINFGGLTPPVGVIMFTVCGILDVKTGAYTRAAIPFFVALAGFFALLLIFPWLSLALPNAVMN
- a CDS encoding NAD-dependent epimerase/dehydratase family protein, which gives rise to MERLLITGAGGSLGRVCRDRLTHLARVIRVSDLSDLGPAAPHEEVVACDLSDKSGVEALVAGCDGIVHLGGQSVEAPWDVVRDANIEGVVNLYEAARKASVAPRIAFASSNHAIGFYNQSQRLDANAPTRPDSLYGVSKVFGEALASMYHDKFGIETALIRIGSCFPEPRTHRMLSTWLSHDDFVRLLERIFTVRRLGCPVIYGASDNSSSWWDNREVAYIGWRPEDNAEVFRERLDAEIAPPGPRDAEALYQGGRFCSDGIHED
- a CDS encoding SMP-30/gluconolactonase/LRE family protein, which produces MTYEIVCVSSVRSDLGEGPVWDDRDRCLWWVDITAGLIHRYDPGTDTDDSFVWGEPVGCLAVREAGGLVLATKSGFWFFDPQTGDRDLIADPEAHLPENRFNDGTTDPLGRFWAGSMNTQGAADPAGSLYSLERDLSVRCWKSGFRTANGLAFSPDGSRMYYSDSYPSVRTIWCCDYDVGTGMPGKERVFFDTRSVAGRPDGGTVDADGCYWQAGVSGWELYRLSPDGSVVTVVEMPVEKPTKAAFGGADLDILFVTSIGAGLEGSPAQPDAGRLFAITGLGVRGVPQARFSG
- a CDS encoding TRAP transporter small permease, with amino-acid sequence MFRRIELALATCLLVAIVALVAVSAVSRKFGSPIIWSLEVSTALFVWLVVLTVDIAMQDDRHFGLSIVSDNATPRLRRIIEVTNIAVVMVLLCYLLYYAVANVPLMHKRMLGALQIPKSYIHLAMPVGLLLWLRTLAFKFHAIWKSG